The Desulfovibrio sp. Huiquan2017 genome includes a window with the following:
- a CDS encoding cation diffusion facilitator family transporter, which translates to MQKASPKRYAVYSIGASILTLVLKFGAWGMTGSVGLLSDATESLVNLTAGVLALTAITIALRPADEDHAYGHGKAEYFSSGIEGVLIIVAAFGIGYTAIDRFFSPQSLTHLGPGLLLALVSSIINFLVARIMLRAAERFDSITLEADARHLLTDVWTSVGLVAGLAVIIVMPEWKLLDPIIAAVMAVNIVFTGLGLLKRSVGGLMDDSLPAEELRLIADAIHSYGGRESSFHGLRTRKSGPKRFIDFHLVVPGSMTVHDSHELCELIEELIHSKLPHAEVTIHVEPRENQASYDGKIVGGACAASLGRDCPMTSPLPPKDEADK; encoded by the coding sequence GTGCAGAAGGCCTCCCCCAAGCGCTACGCCGTCTATTCCATCGGGGCTTCCATCCTGACCCTGGTGCTGAAATTCGGCGCGTGGGGGATGACCGGTTCGGTCGGCCTGCTCTCGGACGCCACTGAATCCTTGGTCAACCTGACGGCGGGCGTGCTCGCCCTGACGGCCATCACCATAGCCCTGCGTCCGGCCGACGAGGATCATGCCTACGGCCACGGCAAGGCCGAATATTTCTCCAGCGGCATCGAGGGGGTGCTGATCATTGTGGCCGCCTTCGGAATCGGCTACACGGCCATCGACCGCTTCTTCTCCCCCCAGAGCCTGACCCATCTCGGCCCCGGTCTGCTCCTGGCCCTGGTCTCTTCGATCATCAATTTCCTGGTCGCCCGGATCATGCTCCGCGCGGCCGAGCGCTTCGACTCCATTACCCTGGAGGCGGATGCCCGGCACCTGTTGACCGACGTCTGGACCTCAGTGGGGCTGGTGGCCGGGCTGGCCGTGATCATCGTCATGCCGGAGTGGAAGCTCCTCGACCCGATCATCGCCGCGGTCATGGCCGTGAACATCGTCTTCACCGGCCTGGGGCTGCTCAAGCGGTCCGTGGGGGGGCTCATGGACGACTCCCTGCCCGCAGAGGAACTCAGGCTCATCGCCGACGCCATCCACAGCTACGGCGGCAGGGAATCATCCTTCCACGGCCTGCGCACGCGCAAATCGGGCCCCAAGCGCTTCATCGACTTCCACCTGGTGGTGCCCGGCTCCATGACCGTGCATGACTCCCACGAACTCTGTGAACTCATTGAAGAACTAATCCACTCCAAGCTTCCCCACGCCGAGGTGACCATCCACGTCGAACCACGGGAAAACCAGGCCTCCTACGATGGCAAGATCGTGGGCGGGGCCTGCGCCGCATCCCTTGGCAGAGACTGTCCCATGACCTCGCCACTCCCGCCCAAGGACGAAGCGGACAAATAG
- the hflX gene encoding GTPase HflX, translated as MKPNQIKRLSRLYQRQFPTDSVYTTEQGRELAELSTDTGRQLGLLIDRQGKVVMVLVGDNRSIYIPELPRARMSSGRLRGLRLLHTHLAEETLSQEDLMDMVFLRLDSVAALTVREGAPVAVEAAHLLPPNPDEKSYELFPPVRWDRFEHDLGAVTTALEDEFRRQADGQGTGSDEDRALLVSVDETPRPVQELSLAELAELADTAGLTAAGTMIQRVRKRNPKFIMGKGKLADLEVRALQANASIIIFDQELSPTQMRNLAEITERKILDRTQLILDIFAQHATSKSGKLQVEMAQLKYTLPRLVGKNRAMSRLMGGIGGRGPGETKLEIDRRRANDRLTRLKDELQQVRKHRSQTRERRAKAGLPIVSLVGYTNAGKSTLLNTLTQSKVLAEDKLFATLDPTSRRIRFPEEREVVLTDTVGFIRRLPPDLKEAFQATLEELDSADLLVLVCDASHPEVEEQVEAVRAILDEMELSDIPSILVLNKWDRLDEEGREAMRHVFPDGIPAVAVDRPTLEPVVEAILRNIPWEKQGF; from the coding sequence TTGAAGCCCAACCAGATCAAACGCCTGTCCCGCCTGTACCAGCGCCAGTTCCCGACCGACTCGGTCTATACCACCGAACAGGGCCGCGAATTGGCCGAACTGTCCACCGACACCGGCCGCCAACTCGGCCTGCTCATTGACCGCCAAGGCAAGGTAGTCATGGTGCTGGTGGGCGACAACCGGTCCATCTACATTCCCGAATTGCCCCGCGCGCGGATGAGCTCGGGCCGTTTGCGCGGCCTGCGGCTGCTGCATACCCATCTGGCCGAGGAAACCCTCAGTCAGGAGGACCTCATGGACATGGTCTTCCTGCGCCTTGACTCCGTGGCCGCCCTGACCGTGCGCGAAGGGGCGCCCGTGGCCGTGGAGGCCGCCCATCTGCTGCCGCCCAATCCGGACGAAAAGAGCTATGAGCTGTTTCCGCCCGTGCGTTGGGACCGGTTCGAGCACGATTTGGGGGCCGTCACCACCGCCCTGGAGGACGAGTTCCGCCGTCAGGCGGACGGCCAGGGAACCGGCTCGGACGAGGACCGGGCGCTCCTGGTCAGCGTGGACGAGACGCCACGCCCGGTGCAGGAGCTTTCCCTTGCGGAATTGGCCGAGCTGGCCGACACCGCCGGGCTGACCGCTGCCGGGACCATGATTCAGCGGGTGCGCAAGCGCAATCCCAAGTTCATCATGGGCAAGGGCAAGCTGGCCGATCTTGAAGTCCGCGCCCTCCAGGCCAATGCCTCCATTATCATCTTCGATCAGGAACTTTCGCCCACCCAGATGCGCAATCTGGCCGAGATCACAGAGCGCAAGATCCTGGATCGCACTCAGCTCATTCTGGACATCTTCGCTCAGCACGCCACCTCCAAGTCCGGCAAGCTCCAGGTGGAGATGGCCCAGCTCAAATACACTCTGCCGCGTCTGGTCGGGAAAAACCGGGCCATGTCCCGGCTCATGGGCGGCATCGGCGGACGCGGGCCCGGCGAGACCAAATTGGAGATCGACCGCCGTCGGGCCAACGACCGGCTGACCCGGCTCAAGGACGAACTCCAACAGGTCCGCAAGCACCGTTCCCAGACCCGGGAACGCCGCGCCAAGGCGGGGCTGCCCATCGTTTCCCTGGTGGGCTACACCAATGCGGGCAAGTCCACGCTGTTGAACACGCTGACCCAATCCAAGGTTTTGGCCGAGGACAAGCTCTTCGCCACCTTGGACCCAACCAGCCGCCGCATCCGTTTCCCCGAGGAACGCGAAGTGGTCCTGACCGATACCGTGGGCTTCATCCGCCGCCTGCCGCCGGACCTCAAGGAGGCCTTCCAGGCCACCCTGGAGGAGTTGGACTCCGCCGACCTGCTGGTCCTGGTCTGCGACGCCTCCCATCCCGAAGTGGAGGAGCAGGTGGAAGCGGTCCGCGCCATTCTCGACGAGATGGAACTGTCGGACATTCCGTCCATTCTGGTCCTGAACAAGTGGGACAGGCTCGATGAGGAAGGGCGTGAGGCCATGCGTCACGTCTTCCCCGACGGCATTCCGGCGGTGGCCGTGGACCGGCCTACCCTGGAACCTGTGGTTGAGGCCATTTTGCGGAACATCCCCTGGGAAAAACAGGGGTTCTGA
- a CDS encoding IMP cyclohydrolase: MNLLPVKRAILSVTDKTGLAEFAKFLVDQDCELVSTGGTKKMLKEAGLPVTSVSDVTDFPEILGGRVKTLHPHIHGGILADKDDEAHMETLRDFGIEPFDLVCVNLYNFADAVAKGLDLKAAVEQIDIGGPTMLRATAKNFHSVCVVPDPQYYETVEREIKEHGGLTLEFRKEMATLTFRLTSEYDAMITKYLSENDV, from the coding sequence ATGAATCTGTTGCCTGTTAAGCGAGCCATACTGTCCGTTACCGACAAAACCGGCCTGGCCGAGTTCGCCAAATTCCTGGTGGACCAGGACTGTGAGTTGGTATCCACCGGCGGAACCAAAAAAATGTTGAAAGAAGCCGGGCTGCCCGTCACCTCGGTATCCGACGTCACCGATTTCCCCGAGATCCTCGGCGGCCGGGTCAAGACCCTGCACCCGCACATCCACGGCGGCATCCTGGCCGACAAGGACGACGAGGCGCACATGGAAACCCTGCGTGATTTCGGCATCGAGCCCTTCGATCTGGTCTGCGTCAATCTCTATAATTTCGCCGACGCCGTGGCCAAGGGACTGGACCTGAAGGCCGCTGTCGAGCAGATCGACATCGGCGGCCCGACCATGCTTCGAGCCACGGCCAAGAATTTCCACTCCGTCTGCGTGGTCCCCGATCCCCAGTATTACGAGACGGTCGAGAGGGAGATCAAGGAGCATGGCGGCCTGACGCTTGAGTTCCGCAAGGAGATGGCCACCCTGACCTTCCGGCTGACCAGTGAATACGATGCCATGATTACCAAGTACCTGAGCGAGAACGACGTCTAG
- a CDS encoding tetratricopeptide repeat protein, producing the protein MSGHLDYEINKELGECYLFMGELDKAEEYYKKAVGSNGVHPDPYLGLATVAVQRGDLENAEIMYRKAHKVEPSDKSLSGIALICMENGNKDEAFSLFIEAIGMNPENMVALFSLIRLGHELERLDEIIPHLENYLEIDPAKHEVRYSLAGCLACAGQKDAAISQLEVLLEKDPENAAAKEMLDQFRS; encoded by the coding sequence ATGAGTGGTCATCTGGATTATGAAATCAATAAGGAACTCGGCGAATGCTACCTGTTCATGGGTGAGCTGGACAAGGCCGAGGAGTACTACAAGAAGGCCGTCGGTTCCAACGGCGTCCATCCCGACCCCTATCTCGGCCTGGCCACGGTCGCCGTCCAGCGCGGCGATCTGGAAAACGCCGAGATCATGTACCGGAAGGCTCACAAGGTCGAGCCGTCGGACAAAAGTCTTTCCGGGATAGCGCTCATCTGCATGGAGAACGGCAACAAGGACGAAGCCTTCTCCCTGTTCATCGAGGCCATCGGTATGAATCCCGAAAACATGGTCGCCCTGTTCAGCCTGATCCGGCTCGGCCATGAACTGGAACGTCTCGACGAGATCATTCCGCATCTCGAAAATTACCTCGAAATCGACCCGGCCAAGCACGAAGTGCGCTACTCCCTGGCCGGGTGCCTGGCCTGCGCCGGGCAGAAGGACGCGGCCATCAGCCAGCTTGAGGTCCTTCTCGAAAAGGACCCCGAGAACGCTGCGGCCAAGGAAATGCTTGACCAGTTCCGGTCCTGA
- the flgB gene encoding flagellar basal body rod protein FlgB, with amino-acid sequence MRGLFEQHLNVTAKVMDLRLERQNIVTGNIANVNTPGYKARRLEFENRLQDALNQNALGKLTRTQQDHLPTTFDPDGFKGDGLQDFRAREVYGQDEVNLDKEMTTSAKNTMMYNALASVIKKSFEGMNKVIMEGSK; translated from the coding sequence ATGCGAGGACTTTTCGAGCAACATCTCAACGTCACGGCGAAGGTTATGGACCTGCGCCTGGAACGTCAAAATATCGTCACGGGCAACATCGCCAACGTGAACACGCCGGGCTACAAGGCCCGCCGTCTCGAATTCGAAAACCGCCTCCAGGACGCCCTGAATCAGAACGCCCTGGGCAAGCTCACCCGCACCCAGCAGGACCACCTGCCCACGACCTTCGACCCCGACGGGTTCAAAGGCGATGGACTCCAGGATTTTCGGGCGCGGGAAGTCTACGGCCAGGACGAAGTAAACCTGGACAAGGAAATGACCACCAGCGCCAAGAACACCATGATGTACAACGCCCTGGCATCGGTCATCAAGAAGAGCTTCGAGGGCATGAACAAAGTCATCATGGAAGGGAGCAAGTAA
- the flgC gene encoding flagellar basal body rod protein FlgC: protein MDIMTAMDIGASGLTAQRAQLNVISMNMANIRTTKTATGGPYQRKSVSFESTPVYSPFDQAMQNQLNRDLEGVKVLGVTADNRPFKQAYEPDHPDANDQGYVFYPDINVVEEMANMMQAMRGYEANVQTVQAAKNMFQKALTISQG, encoded by the coding sequence ATGGACATCATGACAGCGATGGACATCGGCGCGTCCGGGCTCACGGCCCAACGGGCGCAACTCAACGTCATTTCCATGAACATGGCCAACATCCGCACCACCAAGACGGCGACGGGCGGACCGTACCAGCGCAAGTCGGTCTCCTTCGAGTCCACCCCGGTATACTCGCCCTTCGACCAGGCCATGCAGAACCAGCTCAACCGCGATTTGGAAGGGGTCAAGGTCCTCGGCGTGACCGCCGACAACCGCCCCTTCAAGCAGGCCTACGAACCCGACCACCCGGACGCCAACGATCAGGGCTATGTGTTCTACCCGGACATCAATGTGGTCGAGGAGATGGCCAACATGATGCAGGCCATGCGCGGCTACGAGGCCAACGTCCAGACCGTCCAGGCGGCCAAAAACATGTTTCAAAAAGCTCTGACCATCTCCCAGGGCTAA
- the fliE gene encoding flagellar hook-basal body complex protein FliE, with the protein MVVKSVALSAYQNAMDIRRRSVDSMVSQSLKKPQEPVQSFGDTLKSSLVKVNDLQETKETMIEEFASGKTQNVHELMISMQKAGMAMQMTGAVRSKIMTAYKEVMQMPF; encoded by the coding sequence ATGGTCGTCAAAAGCGTCGCTCTCAGCGCCTACCAGAACGCCATGGACATCCGCCGCCGCTCGGTGGACTCCATGGTTTCCCAGAGCCTGAAGAAACCCCAGGAACCCGTCCAGAGCTTCGGCGATACCCTCAAGTCCTCCCTGGTCAAGGTCAACGACCTTCAGGAAACCAAAGAGACGATGATCGAGGAGTTCGCCTCGGGCAAGACCCAGAACGTGCATGAATTGATGATCTCCATGCAGAAGGCCGGCATGGCCATGCAGATGACCGGCGCCGTCCGTTCCAAGATCATGACCGCGTACAAGGAAGTCATGCAGATGCCCTTCTAG
- the fliF gene encoding flagellar basal-body MS-ring/collar protein FliF, with protein MPPFVAEYWSKMQGLWADRTVSQRILIGGLAAAVIISFALMIYWMNKPDYRVLMSNLYPEDASRVVGMLQAQKEDYKLENNGKTIMVPADRVYELRLKVAGEGNLHGQGIGFEIFDEVQIGQTDFVQHVNYQRALQGELARTITEFPIVDKARVHLVIPQKSLFIEDQVAPSASIVLQLKGDGKLEPDEIKGIVNLVSMAVEGLEPKNITVTDMKGHPLYTPEDETTGLAMSNAQLQHKADVEGKLQRRILELLGPAVGPEKVIARVNADLDFSQRTVRKEMYDPSSAVVRSETRNEETTQGAASLAGGEPDVNFRGDGFSGTKTTQDSTRESRTTNFEIDKQEENIIAPVGELKRLTVAVIVDGTWQADANGNQVYVPRSAEEINRIRTLIENAVGFDVARGDTIEVSNISFGEPQLTDGDSLMRTMLEYAQRLGKPFLNGLLIFLFLILVVRPVVMALIRPRVAEQEIEEMAGLPGSERLALEEEEMDEEALDASRRLENAKNHAIQLSDENIDQAVHLLKTWLTQEA; from the coding sequence ATGCCTCCGTTCGTCGCCGAATACTGGTCCAAGATGCAGGGGTTGTGGGCCGACCGCACCGTGTCCCAACGTATCCTCATAGGTGGGCTGGCCGCCGCCGTGATCATCTCCTTCGCGCTGATGATCTATTGGATGAACAAACCCGACTACCGGGTCCTGATGAGCAACCTCTATCCCGAGGACGCCTCCCGCGTGGTGGGCATGCTCCAGGCCCAAAAGGAAGACTACAAGCTCGAGAACAACGGCAAGACCATCATGGTCCCCGCGGACCGGGTCTACGAGCTGCGTCTCAAGGTCGCGGGCGAAGGCAACCTGCACGGCCAGGGCATCGGCTTTGAAATCTTCGACGAGGTCCAGATCGGCCAGACCGACTTCGTCCAGCACGTCAACTATCAACGCGCCCTCCAGGGCGAACTGGCCCGGACCATCACCGAATTTCCCATCGTGGACAAGGCCAGGGTCCACCTGGTCATTCCGCAAAAATCCCTGTTCATCGAGGACCAGGTCGCGCCGTCCGCATCCATTGTCCTGCAGCTCAAGGGCGACGGCAAACTCGAACCCGACGAGATCAAGGGCATCGTCAACCTGGTGTCCATGGCCGTTGAAGGGCTCGAACCCAAGAACATCACGGTCACGGACATGAAGGGGCACCCGCTCTACACCCCCGAGGACGAGACCACCGGTCTGGCCATGTCCAATGCCCAGCTTCAGCACAAGGCGGACGTGGAAGGCAAGCTGCAACGCCGGATCCTCGAACTCCTCGGCCCGGCCGTGGGCCCGGAGAAGGTCATCGCCCGGGTCAACGCCGACCTCGATTTCAGCCAGCGCACCGTGCGCAAGGAAATGTACGACCCGAGCAGCGCCGTGGTCCGCTCCGAAACCCGCAACGAGGAGACCACGCAGGGTGCGGCTTCGCTGGCGGGCGGCGAGCCCGACGTCAATTTCCGGGGCGACGGCTTCTCCGGCACCAAGACCACCCAGGATTCCACCCGCGAGTCCCGAACGACCAACTTCGAGATCGACAAGCAGGAAGAAAATATTATTGCCCCGGTCGGGGAATTGAAACGTCTGACCGTTGCGGTTATCGTGGACGGGACGTGGCAGGCGGACGCCAACGGCAATCAGGTCTACGTGCCCCGCTCCGCCGAGGAGATCAACCGCATCCGTACCCTGATCGAGAACGCGGTAGGCTTTGACGTAGCGCGCGGCGACACCATCGAGGTCAGCAACATCTCGTTCGGCGAACCGCAATTGACCGACGGCGATTCCCTCATGCGGACCATGCTGGAATACGCCCAGCGGCTGGGCAAGCCGTTCCTCAACGGCCTGTTGATCTTCCTCTTCCTCATCCTGGTCGTCCGGCCGGTGGTCATGGCCCTGATCCGGCCCAGAGTCGCCGAGCAGGAGATCGAGGAGATGGCCGGGCTGCCCGGTTCCGAGCGGCTGGCCCTGGAGGAGGAAGAGATGGACGAGGAGGCCCTGGACGCTTCCAGACGGTTGGAAAACGCCAAGAACCACGCCATCCAGTTGTCCGACGAAAACATCGACCAGGCAGTCCACCTGCTCAAAACCTGGCTTACCCAGGAGGCGTAA
- the fliG gene encoding flagellar motor switch protein FliG: MADFSGPQKTAIVLLALGDKFTAEVFKRMERNEIAAVSKAMLETDSIPKEEVLEVLKEYNEALAYGAELLVGGPEQVKRLLTQSLDAETAKYIMDSLDLDTGPTPFQELENVSPRILAQILRNEHPQTLALILGHLHPDQAAELIQNLPAGVRAEVLMRLAKLEAVAEEMLMEVDKVLQSQLIAMGGKEGKKVGGVNSVAEILNAVDRNTEEEVLSEIEEESTQMAEDIRNLMFVFEDVKGIDDIAIRELLKEVSNEDLTVALKGASEELREKFFKNLSERASAMIKEDLEIMPPKKLSEVEAAQQSIVKTVRRLEDEGKIVISRGGSDVFI, encoded by the coding sequence ATGGCAGACTTCAGCGGCCCCCAGAAAACGGCCATCGTGCTCCTCGCCCTGGGCGACAAGTTCACGGCGGAGGTGTTCAAACGCATGGAGCGCAACGAGATCGCCGCCGTGTCCAAGGCCATGCTCGAAACCGATTCCATCCCCAAGGAAGAGGTCCTGGAAGTGCTCAAGGAGTACAACGAGGCCCTGGCTTACGGCGCGGAACTGCTGGTGGGCGGCCCGGAACAGGTCAAGCGTCTGCTGACCCAGTCCCTGGACGCGGAGACCGCCAAGTACATCATGGATTCCCTGGACCTGGACACCGGCCCCACGCCGTTCCAGGAGCTGGAAAACGTCAGCCCGCGCATCCTGGCCCAGATACTGCGCAACGAACACCCGCAGACCCTGGCACTCATCCTGGGGCACCTGCACCCGGACCAGGCCGCCGAGCTCATCCAGAACCTGCCCGCGGGCGTACGCGCCGAGGTGCTCATGCGTCTGGCCAAGCTCGAAGCCGTGGCCGAGGAAATGCTCATGGAAGTGGACAAGGTGCTCCAGAGCCAGCTCATCGCCATGGGCGGCAAGGAAGGCAAAAAGGTCGGCGGCGTCAATTCCGTGGCCGAAATTCTCAACGCAGTGGACCGCAACACCGAGGAAGAGGTTCTGTCCGAAATCGAGGAGGAGTCCACCCAGATGGCCGAGGACATCCGCAACCTCATGTTCGTGTTCGAAGACGTCAAGGGCATCGACGACATCGCCATTCGCGAGCTGCTCAAGGAGGTCTCCAACGAGGACCTCACCGTGGCGCTGAAGGGCGCCAGCGAGGAGCTGCGCGAAAAGTTCTTCAAGAACCTGTCCGAGCGCGCCTCGGCCATGATCAAGGAGGACCTGGAGATCATGCCGCCCAAGAAGCTCTCCGAGGTGGAGGCCGCCCAGCAGTCCATCGTCAAGACCGTCCGCCGCCTGGAGGACGAGGGCAAGATCGTCATCAGCCGAGGTGGCAGCGATGTCTTTATCTAA
- a CDS encoding FliH/SctL family protein has product MSLSKANTRPPRMTGKVVVGMDTPGPDEMTIQELEGKRQLIWDESTNEEYLTRVREKARDAAKEIKMLAELEAEALRATARHEGYTQGLADAQAFVDQHIQDISAKAETLLANLGAQGGTIFETRRQEVVRLIRLALSKTLKVEMSEKRAESLQALMVEALDRIESQRRIEIRCNPEETAELEEFVRTIQDRNPSLKYWTVKGDPAIEMGGVVIEAEGGKVDNTIETRWKAVEPIFDQLAEQITVGDKD; this is encoded by the coding sequence ATGTCTTTATCTAAAGCCAACACCCGCCCGCCGCGCATGACGGGCAAGGTCGTGGTCGGCATGGACACGCCCGGCCCCGACGAGATGACCATCCAGGAGCTGGAGGGCAAGCGCCAGCTCATCTGGGACGAGTCCACCAACGAGGAGTATCTGACCCGCGTGCGCGAAAAGGCCCGGGACGCGGCCAAGGAAATCAAGATGCTGGCCGAACTCGAAGCCGAGGCCCTGCGCGCCACGGCCCGTCACGAGGGATACACCCAGGGGCTGGCCGACGCCCAGGCGTTCGTGGACCAGCACATCCAAGACATTTCGGCCAAGGCCGAAACCCTGCTCGCCAATCTCGGGGCCCAGGGCGGCACCATTTTCGAAACCAGGCGGCAGGAGGTGGTCCGGCTCATCCGCCTGGCGCTGAGCAAGACCCTCAAGGTGGAGATGAGCGAGAAGCGGGCCGAATCGTTGCAAGCCCTGATGGTCGAGGCCCTGGACCGCATAGAATCCCAGCGGCGCATCGAAATCCGCTGCAACCCCGAAGAAACCGCGGAACTCGAGGAATTCGTGCGCACCATCCAGGACCGCAACCCATCCCTCAAATACTGGACCGTCAAGGGCGACCCCGCCATTGAGATGGGCGGCGTGGTCATCGAGGCCGAGGGCGGCAAGGTGGACAACACCATCGAGACCCGCTGGAAAGCCGTGGAGCCCATATTCGACCAGTTGGCCGAGCAGATCACCGTCGGCGACAAGGACTAA
- a CDS encoding FliI/YscN family ATPase: MDADTKLGLLEGLDPCQTFGKVTKVVGLIAEGHGIKAPLGSVCYLLPMGHDPIPAEVVGFRDGACLFMPYSDMRGIGPGSLIQNAATPPHMPVGSALLGRAVDAFGDPLDGKGPIHAETFAPLHREPPNPLERPRINEPLDVGIRSVNALLTLGKGQRVGIMAGSGVGKSTTLGMMARYTKADINVIALVGERGREVVEFMERDLGPEGMARSVLVVATSDKSPLIRMRAAYAATAVAEYFRDLGNDVLLMMDSVTRFAMAGREVGLAAGEPPTRGGYTPSVFAHLPQLLERAGKNRKGSITGIYTVLVDGDDFTEPIADSTRSILDGHIVLTRELADLGHYPAIDVLKSISRLRSDITTKEAQTDGRALLRHMATFKRVEDMVNIGAYQRGANPEVDMAINMVGPINGFLRQLVEERESLDGAFKAMHELVEETPEASTRQAAPQAQAKSRQQLKKAPSNIKLRAR, translated from the coding sequence ATGGACGCGGACACGAAGCTCGGCCTGCTTGAAGGGCTCGACCCCTGCCAGACCTTCGGCAAGGTCACCAAGGTGGTCGGCCTCATTGCCGAAGGACACGGCATCAAGGCGCCGCTCGGCTCGGTCTGCTATCTCCTGCCCATGGGGCACGACCCCATACCGGCCGAAGTGGTCGGTTTCCGGGATGGCGCCTGCCTGTTCATGCCCTATTCGGACATGCGCGGCATCGGCCCCGGGTCGTTGATCCAGAATGCGGCCACCCCGCCGCACATGCCGGTGGGCTCCGCCCTTCTCGGCCGGGCCGTGGACGCCTTCGGCGATCCGCTGGACGGCAAGGGCCCCATCCACGCCGAGACCTTCGCCCCCCTGCACCGCGAACCGCCCAACCCACTGGAACGCCCGCGCATCAATGAGCCGCTCGACGTCGGCATCCGCTCGGTCAACGCTCTTTTGACGCTCGGCAAAGGCCAGCGCGTCGGCATCATGGCCGGTTCCGGCGTGGGCAAGTCCACCACCCTGGGCATGATGGCCCGTTACACCAAAGCGGACATCAACGTCATCGCCCTGGTCGGCGAACGCGGCAGGGAAGTGGTGGAGTTCATGGAACGCGACCTCGGCCCCGAGGGCATGGCCCGGTCCGTCCTGGTGGTGGCCACCTCGGACAAGAGCCCGCTCATCCGAATGCGCGCGGCCTACGCGGCCACGGCCGTGGCCGAATATTTCCGGGACCTGGGCAACGACGTATTGCTGATGATGGACTCGGTCACGCGTTTCGCCATGGCGGGCCGCGAGGTCGGTCTGGCCGCGGGCGAACCGCCCACACGCGGCGGCTACACCCCGTCGGTCTTCGCCCACCTGCCCCAGCTCCTGGAACGCGCGGGCAAAAACCGCAAAGGGTCCATTACCGGCATTTATACGGTCCTGGTGGACGGCGACGACTTCACCGAACCCATCGCGGACTCCACCCGTTCCATCCTAGACGGGCACATCGTCCTGACCCGCGAACTGGCCGACCTGGGCCACTACCCGGCCATAGACGTGCTCAAGTCCATCAGCCGTCTCCGAAGCGACATCACCACCAAGGAAGCCCAGACGGACGGACGCGCCCTGCTCCGGCACATGGCCACCTTCAAGCGCGTGGAGGACATGGTCAACATCGGGGCCTATCAACGGGGAGCCAACCCCGAGGTGGACATGGCCATCAACATGGTCGGCCCCATCAACGGCTTCCTGCGCCAACTGGTGGAGGAAAGGGAGAGCCTGGACGGGGCGTTCAAGGCCATGCACGAACTGGTGGAGGAAACCCCCGAGGCCTCGACCCGACAGGCCGCCCCGCAAGCCCAGGCCAAATCCCGCCAGCAGCTCAAGAAGGCACCGAGCAACATCAAACTGCGCGCCCGCTAG